In one Henriciella litoralis genomic region, the following are encoded:
- a CDS encoding ABC1 kinase family protein has translation MANEKDPERNRLSARLLRTAKVGSNLSGAGLSFAANSIFGGDESDEKIARALASALGKTKGPLMKVAQMLSTIPDFLPAEYAAELSQLQAQAPAMGWPFVKRRMRAELGPDWQSKFAEFGKEAAHAASLGQVHRATLPDGREVACKLQYPDMASAVESDVGQLKSMLGLFRRMDGSIDPREMVGEISDRLREELDYARERKHMQLYRLMLEDKDFVHIPAPVDELSTDRLLTMDWVSGGRLSDYEDASQEVRNGIAKRLYWTWWLPFTHYAVIHGDPHLGNYQVTRGGEGLNLLDFGCIRIFPPHFVGGVVDLYRALLADDFDATYAAYEKWGFKNLNRDLVEVLNIWAGFIYGPLLDDRVRSVADGVAPGEYGRKEAFQVRKMLKEKGPVTIPREFVFMDRAAIGLGAAYLRLGAELNYHQLFEESLEGFDEAELAQRQTDAMGAVGLI, from the coding sequence ATGGCAAACGAAAAAGACCCCGAACGTAACCGCCTGAGTGCGCGTCTCCTACGCACCGCCAAGGTTGGCTCTAACCTCTCCGGGGCGGGCCTCTCCTTTGCGGCAAACTCCATCTTTGGCGGTGATGAGAGCGACGAGAAGATCGCCCGCGCGCTTGCTTCGGCCCTTGGCAAGACCAAGGGGCCGTTGATGAAGGTCGCGCAGATGCTATCGACCATTCCTGATTTCCTCCCGGCTGAATATGCCGCCGAGCTGTCGCAGCTTCAGGCGCAAGCGCCCGCCATGGGCTGGCCATTTGTGAAGCGACGCATGCGCGCTGAGCTGGGACCTGACTGGCAGAGCAAGTTCGCTGAATTTGGCAAGGAGGCCGCGCATGCTGCCTCGCTCGGGCAGGTCCACCGCGCCACGCTGCCGGATGGGCGCGAGGTTGCCTGCAAGCTGCAATACCCGGACATGGCGAGCGCGGTCGAAAGTGATGTCGGACAGCTAAAAAGCATGCTCGGCCTTTTCCGCCGCATGGACGGGTCGATCGACCCGCGTGAGATGGTTGGCGAGATTTCCGACCGGCTTCGCGAGGAGCTCGATTATGCCCGTGAGCGCAAGCACATGCAGCTTTATCGGCTGATGCTGGAGGACAAGGACTTCGTCCACATTCCGGCGCCGGTGGATGAATTGTCGACCGACCGTTTGCTGACCATGGACTGGGTCAGTGGTGGACGCCTTAGCGATTATGAGGATGCCAGCCAGGAGGTGCGCAATGGCATCGCCAAACGCCTCTACTGGACGTGGTGGCTGCCCTTTACCCATTACGCCGTCATCCACGGGGACCCGCATCTTGGTAATTATCAGGTGACCCGCGGCGGCGAGGGGCTGAACCTCTTGGACTTCGGCTGTATCCGCATCTTCCCACCACATTTCGTTGGCGGCGTTGTCGATCTTTACCGGGCGCTGCTCGCAGATGATTTTGACGCGACCTATGCCGCCTATGAGAAATGGGGCTTCAAGAACCTCAACCGTGACCTTGTTGAAGTGCTCAATATCTGGGCCGGCTTCATCTATGGTCCGCTTCTGGATGACCGGGTGCGCAGTGTCGCCGATGGTGTTGCGCCGGGCGAATATGGCCGCAAGGAAGCCTTTCAGGTCCGAAAGATGCTGAAGGAAAAAGGGCCGGTGACCATCCCCCGTGAGTTCGTCTTCATGGACCGCGCCGCCATCGGCCTTGGCGCCGCCTATCTGCGCCTCGGCGCCGAGCTCAATTACCATCAACTCTTCGAGGAGAGCCTCGAGGGTTTCGATGAAGCCGAACTGGCGCAGCGGCAGACCGACGCGATGGGCGCGGTGGGGCTGATCTAA
- a CDS encoding VOC family protein: MSVEYLHTMIRVSDIDAAKTFFCDGLGLKELRRVDNEGGRFTLVFLASEEDAARYKADRDENGLPPGLPMIELTYNWDPEELEGGRNFGHLAYKVDDIYAATERFQKLGVTINRPPRDGRMCFVRSPDGISVELLQKGDPLPPKEPWASAENIGTW, encoded by the coding sequence CGTCTCTGACATTGACGCGGCCAAGACATTTTTCTGCGATGGCCTTGGACTGAAAGAGCTGCGGCGCGTCGACAATGAGGGCGGGCGTTTCACGCTTGTCTTTCTGGCCTCTGAGGAAGATGCGGCCCGGTACAAGGCCGACCGTGATGAGAACGGCCTGCCACCAGGTCTGCCGATGATTGAGCTGACCTATAATTGGGACCCGGAAGAGCTCGAGGGCGGCCGCAATTTTGGCCACCTCGCTTACAAGGTTGATGACATCTACGCCGCGACCGAGCGCTTCCAGAAGCTCGGCGTAACGATCAATCGCCCGCCGCGTGATGGACGGATGTGTTTTGTCCGCTCTCCGGACGGGATTTCGGTCGAGCTGCTTCAGAAGGGCGACCCATTGCCTCCGAAAGAACCGTGGGCGAGCGCGGAGAATATCGGCACCTGGTAG